From the Vibrio vulnificus CMCP6 genome, the window ACTCACTGCGCAAGTAATAGCCAACAACAGAATCAAAGAGGCTATCTATGAAATTACTTAAAGCGTTTTGGAAGCGACTAAGCACTCCTAGTAAAGCAGCAGCGGGTATTTTGCTGTTCATGGGATTTGCTGGTGGTCTTCTATTCTGGGGCGCATTCAACACGGGTATGGAGGCGACTAACTCAGAAGAGTTCTGTTCTGGTTGTCACGCTCCAATTGTTGCGGAAATCCAGGAAACGATTCACTACTCTAACCGTTCTGGTGTTCGTGCGATTTGTTCCGACTGTCACGTACCTCATGAGTGGACAGATAAGATCGTCCGTAAAGTGCAAGCATCAAAAGAGTTGTTTGCCCACTTCATCGGTACTATCGATACACCTGAGAAATTCCAAGAGCGTCGTGCTCACCTTGCTGAGCGTGAATGGGCTCGCTTGAAAAAGAATGACTCATTGGAATGTCGTAACTGTCACGAGTTTGAATACATGGACTTTTCTGAACAAGGTGCGCGCAGTGCAAAACAGCACTCGACGGCATTGGCTTCTGGCGAAAAAACCTGTGTAGACTGCCACAAAGGTATCGCTCACAAACTGCCTGACATGCACGGCGTTGAAGGCTGGCAATAAGGAGAACAAGCATGAGTACACTGGAATCGGTTATTTGGCATGTTCTTGGTTATAGCGCTATGCCTGTCATTATTCTAACTGGGTTTGCTGGCGTTGCTGCCGTCTCACTCTGGTTACTGTCTTTGGGTAAAGACAAAGACATCTAAGAATTCGTCAACTCTTTTGCCTATTTTGTTGATGACAAAACCCCAGATGGTTTCCCATCTGGGGTTTTCTTTTTAGCATCTGAGACCATTTCTATTCGGTGTTTTCGCTCTCTCTATCAGCCTTTATCACTGCCTCTATTCGAGTTCAATTGCATAAACTTGCTTCGTTGCTTCTCCTTGACTGTTTTCTCCTCCCAACAAGAGAAGAGTGTTCTCCATCATCACTGAGCAACCATAAGCCAGCCCCTGAGGCAGCAGACCAACACATGACCACCCTTCCCCATCAAAACACCAAATATCTCGACTGTAGTGTTTGATGAGCCCTTTATGGCTATACCACTGCCCTTTCTTATAGTTTTCTTGGCTACCGACAAAATAGGCACCGCCTGCCACGAGAAGTTGGCGCTGATTTGTCCCAGCAAAAGCCCCCGCCAGACCTTCGTGCAATGCCTGTTTATCAATGATCGAAGGGAAACGGTTACATTCCACTTCACCATGGGTGCAAAAGCGATACTGCTTAGTTGTTACGCTGCGAAGACCCGGTTTTATCTCACCTTCAATCAATAAATAATTGTCTTGATAATGAAGAATAGACGCACCGCAGTTAGCAGAATATGGATTGATGCTCAGCTCTCGCCATTGATGTGTCTGACAATCAAAACCAATAATGCTCTGATTCCAGCCATACGCGTGGACTGGCTGAGACATAAAAGCCTCAAGCAAACTACGATGAGCGTCGCTACCGGGCGCGACATCACTCAGTTCTGCCACAAAAGAATCGAACGTCTCTTTGTTATAGCCGCCCCAAAACGCCAGTTGGCCTTGTTGCCACTCGCAACCACTGGCACCAAGAAGTCCAACAGGAGGAGGGGTTTGTATTGCTTGCCAACACCATAATTCAGCATTGAAGAAATACCCATCCATCAGTACTTGTGTAGTTACAGTAGCCTCTGGTTGGCCTGCCCCCGAGAAAACGTAAAGACCATCAGCAACGGCAATGCAGACCGCATCGTTTCGCCGGCAACCGGGAAATTCAGGGGCGAGTTGCCACCCCCGCTCTCGCTTTGAATCTTCTAAGTAGAACAACTGCTGACCAGCACTGCCTAAGCCAATAAAAATACGATCGCCGACTCTTGCCGCAATGCCATTCTTGATGCCAATGGGTAAAGCGGGAAATGTTTCACGAATATTGAGCATAACCCTTCCTGCTAATCGACGATGTCTATTTGGTTATTGTTGAGGCCAACAAGGTACACTTTGGTGCTCGCAGTGCGATCGGCCCGTTCTCCACCCACCATCAATACACCGCCTTTAACACTGAATGATGCGCCATAAGCCAATCCTTCAGGCAGTTGACCCACTTGTTGCCAAACGCCTTTTTGCTTGGCGTATATTTCGCTGTTGTAAGCTTTACTCAAACCGTTGTGCGCGAACATCTGGCCCGATTCAAACTGTGCTTTCGCGCCATGAAAATTTGCACCACCCGCGACGAGAAGGGTGTTACTCACCACTCCAGAATATGCTCCTGCAATTCCTTCTTGTTGCGCTTGTCCCTTGGCCGCTGGCAGAGCATAGGTACTTTGCCATGGCTGCAATTCACCGTAAGTAAAGGTTTTTACTTCCGCGGTTCTCAAACCTGGTTTGATTTCGCCAGAAATGAGCGTGATACTCGGGCCGTCAATGACTGTTGCACTGCCACAATTAGGAAGATAGGGAGAGCGAGTCACAACGTCCCATTTATCGTTAGTAGGATTAAAACTCAGAACATCGCGATTCCATTGATACGCTAACGGCTCCATCCCCATGTAATCATCGACAATTTTCTGCCATTGTTCAGGCTGAGCTTTCTTATCCGTTCGAGTAATGTCAGCAAGGTACTTATCAAACAACGGTTTACTGTAACCACCGAAAAACAGCACCTGTTTACCATCAGGCGAATAAGAAGAAGCACCAAGTAGCCCAACAGGTGTTTGAGTTTTCACTTGATGCCAGCGGTTCGTCTGGGTATCAAAGCGATAAACCGTATCAAAAATAATGGGGGAACTTGCGTCATCAGACGCTTTGCCCGAACCACCAAAAACAAAAATGTTTTCACCAACCACAGTTGCAGTCGCGCCGCTGCGTTCCGAACCAATAAACTCAGCAAGCAATGTCCAACCGTTTTGCGGCGCTTGGGTGTCCAGAACATAAAAGGATTTTTCTGCCGAACCTAAACCAACATAAACCTTGCTGCCTATTTGGGCGCTAACCCCATTTTTTACCCCTATGGGCAGATCTGGCCAGTGATTGTTCGCTAACGCCATATGAGAGAGTAAAGAGGAAGAAGCCAGCAGCGGTAACAGTAAGTACTTTGTTTTCATCATTGTTTTTATTCCCTTATTGATGTGAATCCAATCTTGATTGATTAAGATTTATCCTAATTATCGATTAATGAAAAAATATTTCTTTGATCAAACTTTCAATAAAAATATTTTTTATTAATTAAGTTAAGAAAAGATTCAAAAAAGGCTTACTCATAAGTAAGCCTTTGATAAGGAAATAAAGTTTATTAATTTGCCATTAAAGGAATGACTACTTCTGCTGTTTCTTGCACCGAGTCTTTGTATTCCGGGTAGCTCTCTAATAAAGAGTTGACCAACACGTCCACTAAGAGCAGCGCGCCGACTTTCGAGGCAAAAGCACCACCTGTTAGTGGCCCTTCTGGTCTTGCAGCCACCAGCATTTCAGTTGAGAGAGAAGAGAGCGGGCTGTGATTGATGTTTGTCAGAGAAACGACGGGAATATCACGCTTATACGCAAGCCCAGCGGCATGAATGACTTCTTTCGTCGAACCTGAACTGGAAACAGCAAACCACAGATCACCTTGACTTGAGCGGCTTGCACTCATTGCGGCTAAATGGGTATCTTCAAACATGATCGCTTTCTTACCGATACGTATAAGGCGATAGGCGAGGTAACGCCCAACAATGCTCGACGCTCCAACACCAATGCACCCAATAAACTCGGCTTGATGAACCCGTTCAACAATGCGGGCCAATGATTTACGATCGATAAGTTTTGCTGTGTCTTGCAGGCTGTCTACCGCGCTTTGCGCAGACACATCGCAAATGTCACCTTCGATATGATTTTGCTGACGACTTTCGGTTTGGCTCAAATCAACGGCAAGCGCCATACGAAAATCGGAATAGCCCTTGTAGCCCATGTCGCGACATAAGCGTACGACTGTCGCTTCACTGGTTTGTGTGTTGCGAGCAAGATCCGTGATGGTTTGAAACTGCACATCATGCGCATTTTCCAAAATGTAGTCCGCCACAACACGCAGTTTCTTACTAAATGGTTCCATGTTGGAACGAAGTCGGACTAATAAATTTTTCGGCGAACCCACATAAGCCCCTTTGTATTCGCAAATTTCTGCTTAAAAGTATCAAAAGCCACTGGTTTTTAATACCTTAATCATAAAAAAGAGGTGCGAGGCACCTCTTTTTATGAAAACTACAGATTAAGAAAATCCGCATCGCGCATTTTCGCCACGACATCGGCTTTTTGTTGCGCAGTGAGCGCTCGAATTGGCAAACGCGGATCACCAGCATCAATGCCGTGTAATTGCATCGCGGCTTTCCCTGCCGCAACGCCACCGTATTCAACCAAGACGCGGATCAATGCGATCACTTTATCCATCAACGCCTGAACTTCACTATGTTTCCCTTGGTTGAACGCCTCAATGATCTTCAGATACAGTGGCGCAGCGTAATTGTACGTGCTGCCAACCGCCCCAATAGCCCCTACGGCAAGCCCTGCAGGCAAAAATTCATCAACGCCGAATGGAATATCAAACTTACCATTGGATACTCTCAGCGCGCGTTGGTACTCATAAAGATCCACGTTATTAAACTTGGCGCCAGATAAGTTCGGAATGCGCTGCTCTCCTTGGATGAGGAACTGTTCCAGATCGAGATTCACGCCAGACATTCCTGAGTGGTAGTAATAGAAGCCTTTTGACGGTGCCGCTTCCGCAATCTGCGCGCAGTAATTGACAAGATCAGCCACGCTGCTCGGTTTGAAAAAGCAAGGCCCGATCGCGGAAGTGGCAAGAATATCCAGTGTTTCAGCGTGTCGCGTAAGCTCAAGGGTATCAACGATACTCAGAGCCCCCGTATGAAGAATAATGTCTAACTTACCATCTGCGGCTTTCACCCAACGCTCGGCAATCGCTTTTCGCTCTTCAACTGAACAATGTATGCCTTCTCCGGTGGTGCCACATACGTAAGCCCCAGTAACACCTTGTTCAATGAGTAATGCAGCAATTTGATCGATCACCGCATAGTTCACCTGATTATTGTTATCAAACGGTGTATGAGGAGCGGCGATCAGCCCTTTTAATTTGTTCATCATCTTTGTCCTAAAAAATAACCACTATTTTTGTTCGTTATTGTCCGTAACCCAAAAGCAGCTCAGGCAATAGCAAGGTGATTTGAGGGAATACCGCCACCAACGCCAGCACAATAAACAATGGCACCAGAAGAGGAAGTACGCCTCGAGTTAAGGTATGAAATGGAATGTCTCCGACACGTGATACCACATATAAAGCCATGCCCATTGGTGGCGTGAGAATGCCGATCATCAAGTTCAAAATGGCCATAACACCAAAGTGCACAGGGTCAATCCCGACCGCCGATGCCACTGGGACTAAAAATGGAACCAGCAATAGCAATAACGCGAGTGATTCAATGAAGGTTCCCAAAAACAGTAAGAGCAAGTTGATGAGTAGCAGTAGTACCAATGGGTTTTCACTGATTGACAAGAAATAATCCGCAAGCATCTGTGGCAATTGCTCACGCGCCACGATCCAGCCAAACACCGTTACCCCCATCACCATCAAGGCAACAACGGCGGTGGTATTCACGGTTTCGCGAAGAATTTCCACAAACCCCGTCAAGGTCAGCTGTTTGTACACCACGGTACCAAGGAACAGCGCATAAAGAGAGGAAACCACTGCTGCTTCCGTCGGGGTGAACTTACCCGAAAAGATCCCGCCAATGATGATGACCGGAGTCATTAGAGAAAGAAATGCCTCTTTGAACGATGTGAACTGCTCTTTTCTCGACGCTTTGGGCAAGGTCATGTAGCCACGTTTCTTACAGATGAAATAGCTCATCACCATCAAAGCCACGCAGCACAAAATGCCTGGTATTGCACCGGCTAAAAACAGCGCACCAATCGATGTGTTGGACACTACACCATAAATCACCAATGGCACAGAAGGCGGAACAAGCGGACCAATGATGCACGAGGCCGCCGTGAGACCACCAGCAAAGTCATCATCGTATTTCGCGTCACGCATCGATTTGATTTCAAGCTGCCCCAAGCCTCCGGCATCGGCAAGCGCAGAGCCAGACATACCAGAAAATAGTAAACTCGCCATGATGTTTACATGCCCTAGACTACCTGTGATATGGCCAACCATGGATTTGGCAAAGTTAAAAATTCGCTCAGTAATACCGGCACTGTTCATCAAATGGCCCGTTAGGACGAAGAATGGTACGGCCAATAACGTAAAATTATCAATGCCGCCCAGCATCTGCTGCGCTGCGAAGTTAATACCTGTGCTGTTGGTAACAATAAGAAAAACCAACGCCACAAAAATCAGAGAAAAGCCAACTGGCATGCCAGCAAAAAGCAAGCCTAGCCAACCAAAAATTGAACCAGCCATAACCACTCCTTACCTTTGCTCTGCATGATTCGACGCGGTAACGACACCGCACTGCTGACGAAATTCCGTCACAATACCGACCATTTTTTGTAATTGACGAATCACCATGAAAAGCCCGCCAAGGGGTAAACTGTAGTTCATCCATTTGCTGGACACACCTAAGGTAATCAATTCAAAAAAGGCGGTTCTTTCCACGTGTTGATAGCCCAAATAAATGATGGCGAATATCGAAACCAATACCGCAGCTTCCAAGGACAACACCAACAAAAGGCGTATTTTTTCTGGCAACTTATCTGAGAAAAACGTGATATTGACGTGAGTTCCACGTTTGATAGCGATGGCACAGCCAATGAGCGACATATACATAAACAGCACTCGCGCTAACTCTTCACTCCATAGTGAAGGATCGTTAAGTAACCAGCGCGTCGCAATTTGCCATGTCAGCACAACAAGAAGAGCAGCCATAAGTGGCACTGTGATGATCTCTTCTAAATTATCGAAGATCTTGCGTAACATCTTGGGCTCCAAGGCTGGCCGTAGCCAGCCTGTTTAAACATCAAAGATTCAACCAGCGGTGACTACATTGCCGCCAACTTAGACACGATCGGCTGACCAATTTTCTTTTCAAACTCTGAGTAAAGCGGCTGCATGGCTTCACGGAACGGGGCAAGTTCTGGGTAGGTGACATTCACACCCTGCGCCTCAAAGAAAGAGATCAGCTCCGCTTCTTGCTTTTTCACCGATGCGGTATGCGCTTCCCCTGTTTGTTTCACCGCGTTAGCGACAATTTCACGTTCCTGCTCAGAGAGCTTTTGCCACGTGCTTTCTGAAATCAGCACCATCTGGTCGTTCACGATGTGATTGGTGATCGCCAAGTTGCTTTGCACCTCGTAGAACTTCATTGTCTTAATGGTTGGCAATGGATTCTCTTGCCCGTCAACTGCATTGGTTTGTAGCGCGAGGTAAACTTCAGAAAATGCCATCGGTGTTGGTGATGCCCCAGACAACTTAGCGTAATTCAGATTTGGTTTCGCATTCGGCACGCGCAATTTCAGACCTTTAAAATCTGAAATTGACTTCAATGGACGGTTAGAGGTGGTTTCGCGTGTTCCGTTGTACCAAGTATCTAGCGCACGCCAATTAAACTTGGTTAGCATTTCCTGACGAATGCCTTGGCCAAACTCGGAATCAAACATGCGGCGTAAATGGTCATAATCACGAGCAACGTAAGGTAAGGTCACCGCTTCTGCTCTTGGGATCCAAAGTCCCATACGGCCAAATTCCGCGTAAGTGATGTCTAAGTCACCCATAGAGAGCTGCTGTAACATGGCACGGTCGTCGCCCAGTTGCGCACTTGGATATAACGCTAGCTTCAACTCACCCTTACTCATCTCTTCAACTGTGTCGGCAAGCAGCTTGGCAGAGGTGTATTCCACTGAGCCAACCGACGCTTGCATTCCCATTTTTAACGTCGTTGCAGCATTCGCAGAAAGGCTCAATCCCACAGTCAGCAAGCGAGTGTAATTCGGTTCATGGTTTTCATCGCGTGTTCCTTTTCCCTTTGTTTCACCATTAAAAAATATTTTTATTTTGTTTGAAAAAAATCTTCGTTATGGATTATTATGGCGATGAAGATTATTTTCAAACCAACTTATTGCAAAATGTGATCGCGAACAGAAATTCGTCAAAACTATCAATTAGCACGGGGACTAACGCTATTTGAAAGGGTGCACAAAACGCGATTTTCCATAGCGCAATACGATACTAAGAGGCCCATCGTGAGAGATAAGCAGTTAAATATTAATAAGTTAAGAACTATGCTTTCCGGCCAGACTGTTGTTTCAATTCAGCCTGTTGTCGGTAGCCCTCTTGATAAAACCGAGTTCATCGTTGCTATGGCAGTTGCTGCAGAACAAGCCGGAGCTAAGGCACTGCGTATTGAAGGCGTTGAAAACGTACGCCATGTTTCTCAAGCGACCAATGTACCAATAATTGGAATTGTGAAACGTGATTTACAGGACAGTCCTGTGCGCATCACACCTTTCGTCTGTGACGTGGATGCTCTAGCGACTGCTGGCGCAACCATCATCGCCTTTGATGCGACCGATCGTCAGCGACCAGAGAGCCGAGAAACGATAGCCAACGCAATCAAAAACAGTGGTTGTTTCGCGATGGCAGATTGCTCTTGCTTCGCGGATGGGCAATGGGCGGCGCAAATAGGGGTCGATATTATTGGCTCAACCTTGTCTGGCTACGTGGGCGAAATTGAACCGACTGAACCCGATTTGGAACTGGTGAAACAGTTTTCTTCGGCGGGATTTTTTACCATGGCGGAAGGTCGCTACAACACGCCTCAACTCGCCGCCAAAGCGATTGAAAATGGCGCTGTCGCGGTGACGGTGGGCTCGGCCATCACACGAATGGAAGTGGTTACTCACTGGTTTAATTCTGCAACACAAGCGGTAAGACAGAATAATGAAAGTATTAGCTATTGATATTGGCGGTACAAAAATCGCCTTAGGCAACGTGGTCGAAGGGCATTTGCAGCATCGCAAACAGTTTCCGACCCCTGTTGTCAACGATGCAACAACCTTAGCGAAAGAGATTCTTGCCCACTGCCAAGCATGGCTAAGCGACGTTGATGCCATCGGTATTTCGACTACCGGGCTTGTCAGCGAACAAGGGATAAGTGCCATTAATCCAGGCACATTGAGCTTCCCTACGCCTTTTCCTCTGCATAGCGAACTACACAGATTAAGTGGCAAGCCAGTTAAAATGCTCAATGATGCTCAAGCGGCTGCCTGGTATGAGTTTTTGCAACTTTCACCTGAACTGGATGTTCGCAATATGGCCTATATCACTGTCTCGACAGGTGTGGGAGGCGGTTTGGTGATTAACCAACAACTGCATAAGGGTAAGTCAAATTTTGCCGGACATATTGGCCATACGGTGCTTGATCCAAATGGCCCACTTTGTGGCTGCCAACAGCGAGGTTGTGTTGAGGCCATCGCCTCTGGAAATGCAATTAACGCAGGCGCTCAAGCCCTTTTTGGCCAAGCGATTTCTAATATCGAACTGTTTCAGCTTGCTCAACACAATGAACAAGCCTCCACACTCATTCAACAAAGCGCCGAAGCCATCGCCCAGCTCTGCCTAAATTTAAAAGCCACACTGGATCTCGATTTGGTGGTCATCGGCGGCGGTGTGGGCCTTGCTCGCGGCTACCTCGCTCGTGTACAAGCGTTTATCGACAAACAGCCTCTCGTGTTTCAGGTTAAGGTGAGAGCGGCAGTTGGCGATTACGACGCATGCTTACTTGGCGCTGCCTTTCAATTTGAGGAGAGTAATCTTTCATGACCATACATGCTATTGCAGCCAAACGAATATTTGATGGCGTCCGTTTTCATCACGACGCCGCTCTGGTTTGGCAGGGACAACATATTATGGGTTTGGTGCCTCGCCATCAATTGAGCCTAGACGTCATCACTTACGATTACCCTGATGCCACTCTCACACCAGGTTTTATTGATCTTCAAGTCAACGGCGGTGGCGGCGTGATGTTTAATACCCAAACGGACATCGTTGCCATGGAACAAATTTGTCATGGTCACCGAAAGCATGGCACTGCACATTTACTGCCGACGTTAATCAGCGACACGCCCGCACAACTCAAACGTGCACTAAAAGCGGCGGAGGCGGCGCTCAACGACAAGATACCAGGCGTGCTTGGCGTTCATCTTGAGGGGCCATGGCTAAACTCCGAGAAAAAAGGGGCTCACAATAACGAGCTCTTTTACGCCCCCACAATTGCTGAGCTTGAAACCTTTCCTTGGCCAGAGAAAGCGAAAGTGCTCATCACATTGGCACCAGAACAAATTGAAGCGGGGGTCCTTCAGTGGCTCCATCAACAAGATATTGCTCTCTTCTGTGGCCATAGTAACGCCCGGTATGAGCAATTAACCTCAAAACTGCGGTACCTTCACGGCTTTACTCACCTTTACAACGCGATGTCCCCTTTTGAAGGTCGTGAACCGGGTGTCGTTGGTACGGCACTCATGGCCGATAATCAATGGTGCTCTATTATTGCCGATGGCATACATGTTCATCCACAAAGTGTGTTGCTTGCTCAACGCATTAAACCGCATGGAAAATTGCTGCTTGTTACCGATGCCATGGCGACCGTGGGCAGTGAGAAGAACTTCTTCGAACTGAATGGCGAAACCATTCAAGTGGTAGATAATGCACTCGTCAACGGCAATGGTAATTTGGCTGGTGCTCACATCGGCATGGATCAGTCGGTCATCAATCTGATTGAGTGGGGTGTCGCTGAGGAAGAGGCGCTGCGCATGGCATCAACCTATCCCGCAGAGGCCATCGGCTTAACCGACTTGGGGTATCTTCGTCCAGATTACCGTGCCAGCGTCACGATTTTACGTGATGACTACAGCACGCAAGCCGTATTGGTTGATGGCACGCTCTTTGAGCAATAACTGCTATTCACCAAATGAACCAATACCGTTGCCGCTGAGGAAAACCGCAGAGACATCGGTATTGAGCATTTGACCACGAGCAGAACGGAACTCGTGTCCCCAATCATCGCTTTGGTGCAACCTATCGATGCACTAGTGTTTGTCACCAATCCATAGTTTGTAGAAATCGCTGTAGCCCTGTTTTACGCACTTGAATACCTTGGACTTGCTGGGCTTTAGTGATCTCTTCTCGCCCGACAAACAAAGGTAAACAACGGTGGTCTTGGTACAACGCTCGCTCAATAGTTTGTAGTAAAGGCAAAGGTTCAGTCTGCCCCACGGCCAACGCAATCTCTGCTTTGTGCGATTGCCACTGCTCTTGATTGAGTGCAAAGCGAAGGCCCGATGCGATAAGCAACCATTCGTACAACCCGTATTCAAGAGGCGCTTCAATCACCTCCTCAATAAACAATACGTCAGCGATGTCGCGTACGCTTTCGGGTCTACTGATTTCTGTTAGCTCAACGACGTCTAGTTCCAATCCGGTTGAGCGAATCGTCTCATGCAGCCACGCAGCAATATCGGCGAGATATGGGATGGTCCATTTGGGCTCTGCCAGTACTAATCTGCCAGACAAACAAGGAGGCGCGATCAAATCCGCCTTTTGTAACCGTGATTGACGAGCAGACAGCTGGAAATCGATACCATCAACCGCGTTTTGCCGATCAAAATACACTTTGGCTCGCTCAAGAAAATGATATAACTGTTGCCATGTGTCTGATGAGATGCCACTTTGTTGACGACGATGGTAGGTTAAGTACGAGAAAGCACTAATTTGAGTGACCTCTTTATCACCCTCTTCATTATTGAAACTCATCGCGTTGAACAGAGACTCTTGAGCGTGGGACAGCGTTATTTTGTGCAATAGCGCTTTTTCTGCAAAATATTCGTTATGGCGCATCAAAATGAGTCGGTCGCGATTCCAACGCTCGATACGAAACGGTCCGGTACCAACAAAATAGCAATGGCTCTGATCGCACTTAACAGAGTCAGGACAGACAATGGCAGAGTGAGGCATCGCAAGAAGATAAGGAAAAAGTTGATTCGCATGCCTTAGTGATATTTCAATTTGTGTCGCACTTTTCACCAAGACCTGTTCCATCTCTTCATACAGATGCAATACCGGCCCTTGTGAATGACTTAGTCGCTCTAGGCTCCACGCGACGTGTTGCGCAGAAAGTATTTTTCCATCATGACGCACAATATCGGGCCTTAACCATATGTGCAGTTTTCTTCCTTCAATGTGCCAAGCGTGCGCAAGTGAAGGTTTCAATTCTCCGTATTCATCTTGTTTAAACAAGGTATCGTATACGCTTTTGATCACCTGTAGCTCCGCCAAACGCATGGTGCAAAGTGGATCTAGCGTATCAACCCAAGGATATTGGGTTACCAATAATTGATTATTCTCTTCATTCGTTTGATTTTGTCTTTCTGTCGCTTGTGTCAGAGCGCGAATCGTGGCTTGACCATAGATCTCAAGCAAACGGGTGATGAGTGCAAATCGACCATGCTTTAACTCTTCTGCTATGACATCACACAATGCCTCATCAAATGAAGAAACCACTTTTAGTTGGCTTGTGCGACTGCGGCCGACTGAAGGTTGCCACTCAATCCATCCCGATCCAGAAAGGTTCTTCATCACAATGGAGGTGTTTCTTCTTGAAGTCGACAGTGTTTTTTCCAAGTCGTCGATATTGACAGAGTGACAGGTGTACAACTCATATCGCGACAACAGCTGATGAAATCGTCTTAAATTTATTTCGCTCACAATAGCTTTTTATGTTTTGCCAATGGATGAAAGATGACCATAAAGCCAGTCAGTGTCTGCTCCCACTTTATGCAGACTCATCAAAACATTGGGTAATTTATAGTTATTAAAATAGCACAGAGACTCTAACTAGATGGAGCCTCTGTGAAAGTGGGTACGGTAGATAATAGCTGTCCCCTACAGTAAGAACATTGATCGACTAGCGTCTTTGTTCAAAAAGAAAAGCCGTTTTACCCAAATCAGGTAAACACGTGTGCAGTGTCGCTCATTCGGAGCAACGAAAATAGGAATAATTAATAGAAAATAGTGCGCGTTTTATGCAGGTGCATATCAATGTAGAGTCATCAACCACCACAAAAGTGCTTGAGTGTCTTTCAAAGGTGACAAGCAGAAAAAGCGCACTGCTGGTTTTACATGCAGTGCGCTTAGGTTGGAGCCAAGGTTATTCTGTAATCGGTAGTACCTGCTTGACATACTGTCCTGGAGCAATGTCGATAACCGGATTGGCTTCCGAGCCTTGACGGTAAGGAAGCACTTTTTCAGCCGGATTAAACTGCGTTAACCACTGATCCCAGTGTGTCCACCAAGAGCCTTCTTTATGCTGTGCATTGGAGAGCCACTCGTCGGCCGACTCATCGAGATTGTCGTTCACCCAGAAGCCGTACTTGTTCTTTGCCGGTGGGTTAACAATACCCGCAATATGACCCGATTCACCTAGTACAAAGGTTTTATTGCCGCCCATATTAAGCGCGCCTCGATAAGTGCCTTGCCACAACGCGATATGGTCTTCTTTGGTTGAAATAAAGTAACTCGGTATACGGATCTTATCGAGATCAATCCAAACACCGCCAATTTTCACGCCTTTGTCTTGAACAAGTTTGTTGTTCAAATACAGCTCACGCAGCATAAAATTGTGGGTTGCCGCCGCCACATTGGTACTGTCGCTATTCCAATACAACAAATCAAAGTCAACAGGGCTGCTGCCTTTTAAGTAGTTGTCGA encodes:
- a CDS encoding TRAP transporter small permease, which translates into the protein MLRKIFDNLEEIITVPLMAALLVVLTWQIATRWLLNDPSLWSEELARVLFMYMSLIGCAIAIKRGTHVNITFFSDKLPEKIRLLLVLSLEAAVLVSIFAIIYLGYQHVERTAFFELITLGVSSKWMNYSLPLGGLFMVIRQLQKMVGIVTEFRQQCGVVTASNHAEQR
- a CDS encoding N-acetylmannosamine-6-phosphate 2-epimerase, with amino-acid sequence MLSGQTVVSIQPVVGSPLDKTEFIVAMAVAAEQAGAKALRIEGVENVRHVSQATNVPIIGIVKRDLQDSPVRITPFVCDVDALATAGATIIAFDATDRQRPESRETIANAIKNSGCFAMADCSCFADGQWAAQIGVDIIGSTLSGYVGEIEPTEPDLELVKQFSSAGFFTMAEGRYNTPQLAAKAIENGAVAVTVGSAITRMEVVTHWFNSATQAVRQNNESISY
- a CDS encoding N-acetylmannosamine kinase, translating into MKVLAIDIGGTKIALGNVVEGHLQHRKQFPTPVVNDATTLAKEILAHCQAWLSDVDAIGISTTGLVSEQGISAINPGTLSFPTPFPLHSELHRLSGKPVKMLNDAQAAAWYEFLQLSPELDVRNMAYITVSTGVGGGLVINQQLHKGKSNFAGHIGHTVLDPNGPLCGCQQRGCVEAIASGNAINAGAQALFGQAISNIELFQLAQHNEQASTLIQQSAEAIAQLCLNLKATLDLDLVVIGGGVGLARGYLARVQAFIDKQPLVFQVKVRAAVGDYDACLLGAAFQFEESNLS
- the nagA gene encoding N-acetylglucosamine-6-phosphate deacetylase; translated protein: MTIHAIAAKRIFDGVRFHHDAALVWQGQHIMGLVPRHQLSLDVITYDYPDATLTPGFIDLQVNGGGGVMFNTQTDIVAMEQICHGHRKHGTAHLLPTLISDTPAQLKRALKAAEAALNDKIPGVLGVHLEGPWLNSEKKGAHNNELFYAPTIAELETFPWPEKAKVLITLAPEQIEAGVLQWLHQQDIALFCGHSNARYEQLTSKLRYLHGFTHLYNAMSPFEGREPGVVGTALMADNQWCSIIADGIHVHPQSVLLAQRIKPHGKLLLVTDAMATVGSEKNFFELNGETIQVVDNALVNGNGNLAGAHIGMDQSVINLIEWGVAEEEALRMASTYPAEAIGLTDLGYLRPDYRASVTILRDDYSTQAVLVDGTLFEQ
- a CDS encoding ABC transporter substrate-binding protein, which translates into the protein MSEINLRRFHQLLSRYELYTCHSVNIDDLEKTLSTSRRNTSIVMKNLSGSGWIEWQPSVGRSRTSQLKVVSSFDEALCDVIAEELKHGRFALITRLLEIYGQATIRALTQATERQNQTNEENNQLLVTQYPWVDTLDPLCTMRLAELQVIKSVYDTLFKQDEYGELKPSLAHAWHIEGRKLHIWLRPDIVRHDGKILSAQHVAWSLERLSHSQGPVLHLYEEMEQVLVKSATQIEISLRHANQLFPYLLAMPHSAIVCPDSVKCDQSHCYFVGTGPFRIERWNRDRLILMRHNEYFAEKALLHKITLSHAQESLFNAMSFNNEEGDKEVTQISAFSYLTYHRRQQSGISSDTWQQLYHFLERAKVYFDRQNAVDGIDFQLSARQSRLQKADLIAPPCLSGRLVLAEPKWTIPYLADIAAWLHETIRSTGLELDVVELTEISRPESVRDIADVLFIEEVIEAPLEYGLYEWLLIASGLRFALNQEQWQSHKAEIALAVGQTEPLPLLQTIERALYQDHRCLPLFVGREEITKAQQVQGIQVRKTGLQRFLQTMDW